The Ciconia boyciana chromosome 7, ASM3463844v1, whole genome shotgun sequence region ACCAGGTCTGATCTCTGTCCCATCCACGGACCCCAGCACTAAGGGTCTCCTCTGCATCCACGCCGATTTATGACTCCGGTGGCCACCTCATTCAGTGACAGCTTTGGCCACCCAATATTAGAGAACTTTATCAGCAGAAAACATCTGGCCGATTCTTCTCTTGTTTGTACTCGTTTACATCTGTGAAACTAAATTTACCTTTgcagcaaaactgatttttttgctgGTAGCAAGCGGAGCTAATAAATTGTACTATCATctcaactgcttttttttaactcaagaAATGCTCTTTTGCTTGGTTTGATTTCTCACCAGCTGTATAATGCTTTTCCTTTCGTCATGAGATGGCTACCAGGACCCTTCAGGAAAATCTTCAGGCACTGGGAGAAACTTCAATATTTTGTGAAGGGAGTGATCGCAAAGCACAAGGAGGATTTGGACCAGTCTGAGGCAGGAGATTATATTGACTGTTACCtgaaggaaatagaaaaggTAAGAGGGAAATACCTAAAGTCACCCAAAGCTTAACCCAAGAAATGAGCAGATGAGACTCAAGGCTGTTCTGTCAGAGGAACTCGTGCCTCCCTcgttgcctcctcctccctacCTCTTCCACGTCAAACTTTTAGCAACAGCAGGAGCCTGATCACTTTGAAAACACacagatttggggttttttttcatttgaaagtatTTACACTTTGTCTTCTCccatttttcattctgtcatGCAGCGTAGGAGGACTCTCAGGGAACGTGTTCACATTTCTATGAGAGCTCTCAGGCCTGTGTTTGCTATTGTGAaacttcacatttaaaaatgctacCTGCTTTCAAAAGTCACTCTACAGCAAACAGGGTGTCTTTCAAAGCATTCCGCAGGGCTCGTAATTCAATGAAAGCAAGGGGTAGAAATTTCCAAGTCCAGGGGTGATGGATAATAAAATAGCGGCAGGACTTGACTTACGTATGGATGGTTTTGGATTGGGTTCTTGAAAGCATCTCCTTCCTAATAAGTGTTTTCATTGCCATGCTTTTCCCCAAGTTTAAGGGTGACACCAGCTCATATTTCCATGAGGAAAACCTGCTGTGCTCCACCCTGGACCTCTTCTTAACCGGGACTGAGACGACGGCAACCGCCATCCGCTGGGCTCTGCTCTACATGGCCGCGTACCCTCACATTCAGGGTAGGGCCACTGATGGGTCCTTCATTTAGCCCCAAACCAGATAAGTGACACTCAGAAAACAGAGTTATTTCCAGCTTTACCACATGTTGGACATACCTATGCCCCAGTTTTCTTATTGGGAACCTTTGAGCAcacgtctttttttttttcctctctttccataGAGAAAGTGCAGCTTGAAATCGACACTGTGATCGGGCAGTCCCGCCAGCCCACCATGGCCGACAAGGAGAACATGCCATACACCAGCGCGGTGCTGAGCGAGGTGCTGCGGATGGGCAACGTCGTGCCGCTGGGGGTGCCCAGGATGTCCACCAGCGACACCACCCTGGCCGGCTTCCACCTGCCCAAAGTAGGTGGAGACCACCACCCCTCCCATTGCCCCACAGAGCGATGTCTTCATGTCCCAAGTCCCAGATCTCATCTGGAGGGGAACCAATCGTCAGGATCTTATGGAGATATCACAGTTGTATAGAAAATACATGCCCTCCTCATGGATGCTGTAGGGCTCTTACGAGTCTCACCTCCTTGTGGAGGAGAATTGTGAGATCCTACAGTGTTGGtcataattttcagttttataagGTTTATCCCTTAAATTTTATACAAGACGCCCTCCAGGCACTGTGGGAAGAGAGGGCCAAGAAACATAGGAAAGCAAACAGTTTGGGTTTGTTCATTCCACGGAGTATTAAAAATCATCTATTAAAAGTAGCACTTGATAAAAGCCAGGTAATAGGTATTGATGTGTACACACTGTTCTGGCATTATGAAAGCAAATATAAGATTTAGGTATATCTAGTCTCTTCCATGTATATGATTGGTTGcatcaaagaaaattaaaaataaaaaaaatctgggcaTTTTGCTCCAcactgattaaaatatttttctttttctgatggaGGATGTGGAGATAAACCAgatcaggttttaaaaaaaaggcacaataaAGTGGATCGattgaaaattatttggttAAATCGCTTCAAATTCCCATGGGAACACAATGTTATCAATTTAAAGATGGTTTGTATTAACATCACCAGTGACAGCAGCACAAGGTACGGATCAACACTATGGTGATATATGGAGGAGCACAGAAGTGAACAATCCTGTAGGCTTTCACCCTCGTTTAATTACATAGCTTCGGGAAAAACATTttgcccttaaaaaaaaaatgtagtttacaTTGTGTGTGGAACAGAGCTAATAATAAACTAGTCTGACAACATGTCGGCTCTTCTCCATCACGTAATCGCCCGTTTTCTCCACCTCTTGCAGGGCACCACCCTGATGACCAGCCTGACTTCGATAATGTTCGACAAAAACGTGTGGGAGACTCCAGACACCTTTAATCCTGAACATTTCCTGGAAAACGGCCAGTACAGGAGGCGGGAGGCTTTCCTGCCCTTCTCTGCAGGTAGGATGATAGATGTTGAgatggttttcctttttgcaatggtgttttttttttttccccccaagacaCCCCCTCCGGAGCAGGGGGTACTGCTCCTTGTCCGGCTTTCAGCCCATGCCCAGCATTTCCCACAGTGCAAATCCCTGTAACAGTTAATACTGACTGCTCGGAGCAGGAGGGAAATCAATTTGTTATtgcaggatgaaaaaaataaggctttttcctcttgtgcGAGCTGCATAAATGGGGGGTTTTCGACAAGTTTCCCCTCTTCGTCTATCTGAACAGCCGTCGCAGTTTGCTCAGCAGTAAAATTCTGGGAaagatttctgcaaaatgtgtGGGTGAACATTGCCACCTAACCTTTCGAGGAAGAAAAGCTCCCGCAGCCTGTGCAAGGCAGCGCGTGAGAGAGAAGCCCAAGAGGTGGTTGAAGCTGGCTTGGGACTCGGTGCcgttatttttgttccttttccagGCAAGCGGGCTTGTCCCGGGGAGCAGCTTGCGAGGACCGAGCTCTTCATCTTCTTCACAGCCCTCCTGCAGAAGTTCACCTTCCGGGCGCCAGCGGCTTCCGCGCTGACCTTCGCCTTCACGCTCAGCCTCACACGCTGCCCCAAGCCCTTCCAGATCCGCGCGCTGCCTCGCAACTGAGGCTGGCgtggggctgccccgtgcccccaCGCTTCAGCCCTCCGCAAGCCTGGAAAGTGCCCCTTCTCCTATCCACCCCATAGATTTTGGGCCAAAATGATGGGCCACGGATATCTAGCACCCACCAACGTGTGGGTGGCAGTGGGAAGGGTGGCAGGAGGGCCACATCCTGCACACTGCAACGAGAACAACTCTTGGGGCTTTTCCCTttgcctcctgcctcctcccctctaTCAGTTTGACAAAATGCATGAATTTAAAAGCCTTATTACTTAATTTCCACCATTAGCATCTCCCAGGAAGCTGTCTGCCAGTTGCAAAACCATGGGCACAGTTGGGTCCACGGTGGCTCTTCCATAGGGAAGGTCCACCGCCCAGACACCATTTAGCAACCCCTAAATCCCAACGCTGCAGCACCCTGAATGGGCATGGGCTGAGTTTTCCGAGGTCTCCCTGGTCAGTGGGGGCAGCTGGCCTTGGACGTGCAAGCTCTGGGTTCATGCCTCAGCATCAATTTGGACTTCCAGGTGGCCATGGCCAGGCTCAGGTGGCCTCAGCCTCGGTTTGGTATGCATTCCCCACACCACCATGTTGCTGCTTTGCAGTGGAAATAGAGATCCTTGCAGCAGCAGCGTGCAGTTTTTTAATCTCATATGTATATGGAAGTTGTAATTATGAGACTACAGGGTGGTAGAAGCAGCTTGTACCATAGGCCAACCCAAGTGGGATGGCATGAGGAGCCATGCCTCCAGGTCGCAAATGGctataaaaatgcagtattgCAATTGTATTGGCGGGAAAGGTTTATCCAGAAAGGTTTGTGGTAGTAAAATacacaacaggaaagaaaagttgcaaaagaataattgcatggggttgttcagGAGTAGTTGAGCTGAAGCCCAACAGAACAAGAAGCAGCTGAGAGTGTCGGAAGGGTTGTG contains the following coding sequences:
- the LOC140654420 gene encoding cytochrome P450 2J2-like, with translation MELQFWPDLVSLLEKLNGQTLLVVLVTCLLIIDLVKKRRPRNFPPGPQLFPLVGTFVDFKQPLHLALQKLTGRYGNIFSVQFGSLTFVVVNGYQMVREALVHQAEIFTDRPNIPLLQEIFRGFGLISSNGLIWRQQRKFASATLKSISVSFEEKVQEESRYLVETIEEEKGQPFDPHYKINSAVSNIICSITFGNRFDYHDNRFQELLYSLAETLLLIGSFWGQLYNAFPFVMRWLPGPFRKIFRHWEKLQYFVKGVIAKHKEDLDQSEAGDYIDCYLKEIEKFKGDTSSYFHEENLLCSTLDLFLTGTETTATAIRWALLYMAAYPHIQEKVQLEIDTVIGQSRQPTMADKENMPYTSAVLSEVLRMGNVVPLGVPRMSTSDTTLAGFHLPKGTTLMTSLTSIMFDKNVWETPDTFNPEHFLENGQYRRREAFLPFSAGKRACPGEQLARTELFIFFTALLQKFTFRAPAASALTFAFTLSLTRCPKPFQIRALPRN